A single region of the Lysinibacillus sp. B2A1 genome encodes:
- a CDS encoding sporulation protein YjcZ, producing the protein MGNGGYGGGGGYGSGFALLVVLFILLIIVGAAFLY; encoded by the coding sequence ATGGGCAACGGAGGATATGGCGGCGGTGGCGGCTACGGCTCAGGCTTTGCTTTATTAGTTGTGCTATTTATTTTATTAATTATCGTTGGTGCAGCGTTCCTATACTAA
- a CDS encoding FAD-binding dehydrogenase — protein MLYDVAIIGAGLAGLVAACELVDAKKKVLLVDQEPENSMGGQAYWSFGGIFLVNSPEQRRLGIKDSKELAWQDWQGTAGFDRLEDEDSWAFKWAKAYVEFAAGEKYEWLKSLGIKFFPVVGWAERGGSLAGGHGNSVPRFHIVWGTGPGIVKPFVDKVKKAIKDGFVDFKPRHRVDEFIQHEGRIDGISGTILAESYASRGEKSSRIGIGEFSYEAKAIIVASGGIGANFDLVRKNWPQRLGTPPKNMVCGVPAYVDGRMLEITEHAGGRTVNRDRMWHYTEGLKNWDPIWPNHGIRILPGPSSLWFDAEGNRFSAPNFPGFDTLSTLEAIQKTGYEYSWFILTEKIIEKEFALSGSEQNPDLTNKSIGEVLKRILPGPPAPIQAFKEHGEDFVIADNLKELVDGMNKLAGNELLNFMKIKEQIMARDREMDNKFTKDLQVNAIHGARNYIGDKLVRVAKPHKILDPHNWPLIAVRLNILTRKTLGGLQTNLDGAVLGIDGQPVPGLFAAGEVSGFGGGGVHGYRALEGTFVGGCLFSGRQVGRYLAKGE, from the coding sequence ATGTTGTATGATGTTGCAATTATTGGAGCAGGGTTAGCAGGTTTAGTCGCTGCATGTGAATTAGTAGATGCCAAGAAAAAGGTTTTATTGGTAGACCAAGAGCCTGAAAATTCAATGGGGGGACAGGCATATTGGTCTTTTGGCGGTATATTTTTAGTAAATTCACCTGAGCAAAGACGACTTGGTATTAAAGATAGTAAAGAGTTAGCGTGGCAGGATTGGCAAGGTACTGCAGGCTTTGATCGCTTGGAGGACGAAGATTCATGGGCATTTAAATGGGCAAAGGCTTATGTTGAATTTGCAGCGGGTGAAAAATATGAGTGGCTAAAATCGTTAGGTATAAAGTTTTTTCCTGTAGTTGGTTGGGCTGAGCGGGGAGGCTCATTAGCTGGAGGTCATGGAAATTCGGTGCCTCGATTTCATATTGTATGGGGAACAGGACCTGGTATTGTAAAGCCTTTTGTAGATAAAGTAAAAAAGGCAATAAAGGATGGTTTTGTAGATTTTAAACCAAGGCATCGTGTAGATGAATTTATTCAACATGAAGGAAGAATTGACGGAATTAGTGGAACAATTTTAGCTGAAAGTTATGCAAGCCGCGGAGAGAAAAGCTCAAGGATTGGAATAGGTGAGTTTTCCTACGAAGCTAAAGCTATAATTGTTGCTAGTGGTGGCATAGGGGCAAATTTTGATTTAGTAAGAAAAAATTGGCCACAACGACTGGGCACACCGCCTAAAAATATGGTTTGTGGTGTACCTGCCTACGTAGATGGCAGAATGCTAGAGATTACAGAGCATGCAGGAGGGCGTACTGTTAATAGAGATCGTATGTGGCATTACACAGAGGGCTTAAAAAATTGGGATCCAATTTGGCCTAATCATGGTATTCGCATTTTGCCTGGCCCATCATCATTATGGTTTGATGCAGAGGGAAATCGTTTCAGCGCACCAAATTTCCCAGGCTTTGATACACTAAGTACGTTAGAAGCCATTCAAAAAACAGGCTATGAGTACTCGTGGTTTATTTTAACGGAAAAGATTATTGAAAAGGAATTTGCCTTATCGGGTTCTGAACAAAATCCTGATTTAACCAATAAAAGCATAGGAGAAGTCCTTAAACGTATTTTGCCAGGCCCACCAGCTCCAATTCAGGCATTTAAAGAGCATGGGGAGGATTTTGTTATAGCGGATAACTTAAAGGAGTTAGTTGATGGTATGAATAAGTTAGCCGGTAACGAGCTTCTTAATTTTATGAAAATTAAGGAACAAATAATGGCAAGGGATCGGGAAATGGATAATAAATTTACAAAGGATTTGCAAGTTAATGCCATTCATGGAGCAAGGAATTATATTGGAGATAAATTAGTTCGAGTTGCCAAGCCACATAAGATATTAGACCCTCATAATTGGCCACTGATTGCGGTACGTTTAAATATTTTAACGCGGAAAACGTTAGGAGGCCTACAGACAAATTTAGATGGCGCTGTGCTCGGGATAGATGGTCAGCCAGTACCTGGTCTATTTGCGGCTGGCGAAGTAAGCGGCTTTGGAGGCGGCGGTGTTCATGGTTACCGCGCTTTAGAGGGAACATTTGTGGGAGGCTGCTTATTTAGTGGGCGACAGGTTGGGCGCTATTTAGCTAAAGGAGAATAA
- a CDS encoding foldase, translated as MKKTVLSLTLAASVLALGACSGGDSKTIATSKVGDISVADFNEQAKTLAGSFVLQQMATEKVLSEKYKVTDKEFKEAYDNYAAQFGDGFEEALAKNGFTKEGFKDSLRIELLQDKAVKDTFDTKKYYEQMKTELNARHILVADENTAKEVIEKIKGGAKFEDVAKEFSTDTGSAQKGGELGWFSVGSMVPEFSDAAYALPVNTLSEPVKSAFGYHIIEVTDKRDVKDIGSFKDEEKKISETMLENLKKSGEIQTVAKDVVAKLVKEADFKTSDKSLQEALKTLSITSEEEAKAAEEEAKAAEEAAKDKEEKAEDTEKESK; from the coding sequence ATGAAAAAGACCGTATTATCTTTAACATTAGCCGCCTCTGTTTTAGCGCTTGGAGCTTGTAGCGGAGGGGACAGTAAAACAATTGCAACATCAAAAGTCGGTGATATTTCAGTAGCTGACTTTAATGAACAAGCGAAAACTTTAGCAGGTTCTTTTGTACTTCAACAAATGGCGACTGAAAAAGTATTAAGTGAAAAATACAAGGTAACAGATAAAGAATTTAAAGAAGCTTATGACAATTATGCAGCGCAATTCGGTGATGGCTTTGAAGAAGCACTTGCTAAAAATGGCTTTACAAAAGAAGGCTTTAAAGATTCTTTACGCATTGAACTTCTTCAAGATAAAGCTGTAAAGGATACATTTGATACAAAAAAATATTATGAACAAATGAAAACAGAGCTAAATGCTCGCCATATTTTAGTAGCAGATGAAAACACAGCTAAAGAAGTGATTGAAAAAATTAAGGGTGGCGCTAAATTTGAGGATGTAGCCAAAGAATTCTCAACTGATACAGGCTCTGCACAAAAAGGGGGCGAACTTGGTTGGTTCTCTGTTGGTTCAATGGTTCCTGAATTTAGTGATGCTGCTTATGCGTTACCAGTAAATACACTTAGTGAGCCTGTAAAATCTGCATTTGGCTACCATATTATCGAAGTAACGGACAAGCGTGATGTAAAAGATATTGGCTCCTTTAAAGATGAAGAGAAGAAAATTAGTGAAACTATGCTTGAAAACTTGAAAAAATCAGGTGAAATTCAAACAGTTGCTAAAGATGTTGTTGCAAAATTAGTGAAAGAGGCTGATTTTAAAACATCTGATAAATCTTTACAGGAAGCATTAAAGACCTTGAGCATAACAAGTGAGGAAGAAGCTAAAGCGGCTGAGGAAGAAGCTAAGGCAGCTGAAGAAGCAGCTAAAGACAAAGAAGAGAAAGCTGAAGATACTGAAAAAGAATCTAAATAG
- a CDS encoding DUF3267 domain-containing protein, with translation MHCWKILNLEHHYGTTRIIIMSVFVFLTVFSLSYVTFNLFNDEHYTDHLFWLFVIAVFALYPIHKCLHFLALYDLREHLTLRVRSQFYVIPVLHMRIREPLSKSRYIMALLTPFFVLNTAILIGTLLLPAYTHYGTLLLAYHCSLCLIDILYVKYLLNSPRDSQIEETPKGYEILVPPTIH, from the coding sequence ATGCACTGTTGGAAAATATTAAATCTTGAACATCACTACGGTACAACGCGTATTATAATAATGTCTGTATTTGTGTTTTTAACCGTTTTTTCTCTATCTTATGTAACATTTAATTTATTTAATGATGAACACTATACTGATCATTTATTTTGGTTATTTGTCATTGCAGTATTTGCCCTTTATCCAATTCATAAATGCTTACACTTTCTAGCATTGTATGATCTACGGGAGCATTTAACATTACGTGTGCGTTCGCAATTCTATGTAATTCCTGTTCTACATATGCGCATACGTGAGCCATTATCAAAAAGTCGTTATATTATGGCATTACTTACACCATTTTTCGTGCTTAATACAGCCATATTAATAGGTACACTTTTATTACCTGCCTACACACATTACGGCACATTGCTATTAGCTTATCATTGTAGTTTATGTTTAATTGATATCCTATATGTAAAATACTTATTGAATTCACCTAGGGACTCCCAAATTGAAGAAACACCAAAGGGCTATGAAATTTTAGTACCGCCTACTATTCATTAA
- a CDS encoding enoyl-CoA hydratase, with product MEFSTITLEKLERRATLTLNRPKAMNAMDDVMMRELAECFEALQQEQDIQVLVIRGEGKVFSAGGDIKAMLDPNKPLNIEEAMVYLSRIVKAYYQLPMIVIAAIHGASAGLGFSLALGADIVVACENSKLAMNFIGIGLIPDGGGHFFMKERVGTVKAKQMIWEGKVLTAAEAHEARLIDYVAPEESVFAVADQLVGKMLASPIASMITTKKILHAQNLPQLESMLAMEAEGQTAMRKTADHLEGIHAFVEKRTPVFSGK from the coding sequence ATGGAATTTTCAACAATTACTTTGGAAAAATTAGAGCGTCGAGCAACATTAACATTAAATCGTCCAAAGGCTATGAATGCTATGGATGATGTGATGATGCGTGAGCTGGCAGAGTGCTTTGAGGCACTACAACAAGAACAGGATATACAGGTGCTTGTTATTCGTGGGGAAGGGAAGGTCTTTTCAGCAGGTGGTGATATTAAAGCGATGTTAGATCCAAATAAACCGCTTAATATTGAAGAAGCAATGGTTTATTTATCTCGCATTGTAAAAGCCTATTATCAATTACCGATGATTGTTATTGCTGCAATTCACGGAGCATCTGCGGGATTAGGCTTTAGTCTTGCTTTAGGGGCAGACATTGTTGTAGCCTGTGAAAATAGTAAGCTTGCGATGAATTTCATTGGCATTGGACTTATCCCTGATGGAGGCGGCCATTTCTTTATGAAGGAACGTGTAGGCACTGTTAAGGCAAAGCAAATGATATGGGAGGGCAAAGTATTAACTGCAGCAGAAGCACATGAAGCCAGATTAATTGACTACGTCGCTCCAGAAGAATCTGTTTTTGCTGTGGCTGACCAACTCGTTGGAAAAATGTTGGCGTCTCCAATTGCATCTATGATCACAACTAAGAAAATACTGCATGCTCAAAATTTACCACAATTAGAAAGTATGTTGGCAATGGAGGCAGAGGGGCAAACCGCTATGCGGAAAACAGCTGATCATTTAGAGGGGATTCATGCATTTGTAGAGAAGAGAACACCAGTTTTTTCAGGAAAATAA
- a CDS encoding DNA repair exonuclease yields MSAIRFFHMADLHLDSPFKGLFGLPEHHFKKIRTSTFEAFNTIIDKAIQEKPDFLLIVGDIYDGENRSLQAQRRFQEAMEKLFQHNIPVILSYGNHDHLNGSWTRFALPSNVYELPAETSVVQLNIRGQQVNIYGFSYSERHVKESKIESYPIASDQHVLHIGMLHGSEFSDTTHAVYAPFTKDQLLEKNYHYWALGHIHKRQLLHQNPPIVYPGNIQSRHRKEQGIKGFYDVTLSQASVELDFIPTSAVVYNTVEVDCKNIFHANELLKKCEEALSLNRQSYGATVVELHLKNIDEQASSLFEHATVDAWLETIREAEDGMEPMCWVQKLVLHNSSALYEHTAATESVVNLMEQWDISAWRDILKDLYQHAGGARFIDPLTEQDIKALMHNAQELLAEEIQRT; encoded by the coding sequence ATGTCTGCAATTCGTTTTTTTCATATGGCGGATTTACATTTAGATAGTCCGTTTAAGGGCTTATTTGGTTTACCTGAACACCATTTTAAAAAAATTCGAACGAGTACTTTTGAGGCTTTTAATACAATTATTGATAAAGCTATCCAAGAGAAACCTGATTTTTTACTAATAGTTGGTGATATCTATGATGGTGAAAATCGTAGCTTACAGGCTCAGCGCCGATTCCAGGAGGCAATGGAAAAGCTCTTTCAGCATAATATCCCAGTTATTTTAAGCTATGGCAATCACGATCACTTAAACGGTTCTTGGACTCGCTTTGCCTTACCAAGTAACGTCTATGAATTGCCAGCGGAGACGAGTGTTGTTCAGCTAAATATACGAGGGCAGCAAGTGAATATCTATGGCTTTAGTTATAGTGAACGACATGTAAAGGAATCAAAGATAGAGAGTTATCCTATTGCCTCTGACCAACATGTACTTCATATTGGGATGCTCCATGGCAGTGAGTTTAGTGATACCACACATGCAGTTTACGCACCTTTCACAAAGGATCAACTGCTTGAAAAAAACTATCATTATTGGGCTTTAGGACATATTCATAAACGCCAGCTGCTACATCAAAATCCACCTATTGTGTATCCAGGTAATATTCAAAGTCGACATCGTAAGGAACAGGGAATCAAGGGTTTCTATGATGTCACTTTATCGCAAGCCTCTGTTGAACTGGATTTTATACCAACATCTGCTGTTGTTTATAATACTGTGGAGGTAGATTGCAAAAATATTTTTCATGCAAATGAACTTTTAAAAAAATGTGAGGAAGCACTTTCTCTCAATCGACAATCCTATGGGGCGACCGTTGTGGAGCTTCACTTAAAAAACATTGATGAACAAGCCTCTTCTTTATTTGAACATGCTACTGTGGATGCATGGTTAGAAACTATACGGGAGGCAGAAGATGGAATGGAACCAATGTGTTGGGTACAGAAGCTAGTGCTGCATAATTCGTCTGCGCTGTACGAACATACTGCTGCAACTGAATCTGTGGTGAATTTAATGGAGCAATGGGACATTTCAGCCTGGAGGGATATACTAAAAGACCTATATCAACATGCAGGTGGAGCAAGATTTATCGACCCTTTAACAGAACAGGATATAAAAGCCTTAATGCACAATGCACAGGAATTATTAGCAGAAGAAATTCAAAGGACGTGA
- a CDS encoding 3'-5' exoribonuclease YhaM translates to MKGITTLQVGEAVDQFLLIKQATKGVTTVGKPFMSLLLQDKSGDIEAKLWDTNEDHEKMYHAEAIVRVGGEIHDYRGKNQLRIKSIRVAKPEEGIAIHDLVPSSATPKEQLYEELTQYFFEIKNPHISRITRAAIKKHQDAILVFPAATKNHHDYASGLLDHMVSMLKLGKAIADLYPTLNRDLLFAGIILHDIGKVVELSGPVATMYTVEGNLLGHITIMVNEIAKIASELEIEGEEVMLLQHMVLSHHGKEEWGSPKKPMLQEAEILHYIDNIDAKMNMLTRALGKTTPGEFTERLFPLDNRSFYKPTI, encoded by the coding sequence ATGAAAGGAATAACGACGCTCCAGGTTGGAGAAGCAGTTGATCAATTTTTATTAATTAAACAAGCGACAAAAGGTGTTACAACGGTTGGAAAGCCCTTTATGTCGTTGTTATTACAAGATAAAAGTGGAGATATTGAGGCAAAGCTGTGGGATACAAATGAAGATCATGAAAAAATGTATCATGCCGAGGCTATTGTGCGTGTCGGTGGTGAAATACATGACTATCGTGGAAAAAATCAATTACGAATAAAATCCATTCGCGTAGCTAAACCAGAGGAGGGAATTGCAATCCATGATTTAGTTCCTTCTTCTGCTACGCCTAAAGAACAATTATATGAAGAATTAACACAATATTTCTTTGAAATTAAAAATCCTCATATTTCAAGAATTACACGTGCAGCTATTAAAAAACATCAGGATGCTATTTTAGTATTTCCAGCAGCGACAAAAAATCATCATGATTATGCCTCAGGATTACTTGATCATATGGTATCCATGTTGAAACTTGGCAAAGCCATTGCTGATTTATATCCTACATTAAATCGTGACTTATTGTTTGCTGGCATTATTTTGCATGATATTGGTAAGGTAGTGGAGCTTTCTGGCCCTGTCGCAACAATGTATACAGTTGAAGGGAATTTACTAGGTCATATTACGATTATGGTAAATGAGATTGCTAAGATTGCTAGTGAACTAGAAATTGAGGGAGAAGAGGTTATGCTTTTGCAGCATATGGTATTATCCCATCATGGCAAGGAGGAATGGGGAAGCCCTAAAAAGCCAATGCTTCAGGAAGCTGAAATTTTGCATTATATTGACAATATTGATGCAAAGATGAACATGCTAACACGAGCACTTGGTAAAACAACTCCTGGTGAATTTACAGAGAGATTATTCCCACTTGATAATCGATCGTTTTATAAGCCGACTATATAG